The following proteins are encoded in a genomic region of Triticum dicoccoides isolate Atlit2015 ecotype Zavitan chromosome 1B, WEW_v2.0, whole genome shotgun sequence:
- the LOC119313439 gene encoding receptor-like protein 52, translated as MASLLLVLLLLLVHRAAAADERQLLIQIKRAWGDPSVLAAWSTSGSGDHCAWPYVTCDTSSGRVTSLSLANINITGPFPDAIGGLSGLTSLNLSYTNITGAFPTSVYRCASLRHLDLSLTYLGGELPVGIGHALGENLTSLMLNGDYFTGTIPTSLSQLRNLQSLVLDGNFFTGTIPAELGDLTSLQTLTLANTMFSAGELPASFKSLTKLKLFWAANCSLTGDFPGYVTEMPELEVLDLSVNYLTGSIPPGIWNLTKLRNLAIYANNLTGDVVVDGPFGAVNLVMIDLSSNHRLSGPIPEAFGHLPKLETLSLFFNNFSGEIPASIGQLPSLVTLGLFVNRLNGTLPRDLGKKSPQLVHVEVDDNEITGTIPEGLCANGMFESLTARNNRLNGSIPASLAGCATLNNLMLDDNQLSGQIPEGLCNNGKLEYLTAGQNRLNGSIPASLAGCATLSHLKLDNNQLSGEIPDGLCDNGVLEVLDVGQNLLNGSIPAKLAGCATLKKLILRDNKLSGKVPFFF; from the coding sequence ATGGCGTCCCTTCtcctcgtgctgctgctgctgctcgtccaccgcgctgccgccgccgacgagaGACAGCTTCTCATCCAGATCAAGCGCGCGTGGGGCGACCCGTCGGTGCTCGCGGCATGGAGCACTTCGGGCTCGGGAGACCACTGCGCCTGGCCCTACGTGACCTGCGACACATCGTCCGGCCGCGTCACGAGCCTCTCCCTCGCCAACATCAACATCACCGGCCCGTTCCCGGATGCCATCGGTGGCCTCTCCGGCCTCACGAGCCTCAACCTCTCCTACACCAACATCACCGGCGCCTTCCCGACCAGCGTGTACCGTTGCGCTTCGCTGCGGCACCTCGATCTGTCCCTTACCTACCTCGGCGGCGAGCTCCCCGTCGGCATCGGCCACGCGCTCGGGGAGAACCTTACCTCTCTGATGCTCAACGGCGACTACTTCACCGGTACCATCCCCACCTCCTTGTCCCAGTTACGGAACCTCCAGTCGCTCGTGCTGGACGGCaacttcttcaccggcaccatccCGGCCGAGCTGGGAGACCTGACGAGCCTTCAGACATTGACGCTCGCGAATACCATGTTCAGCGCCGGCGAGCTGCCGGCGTCGTTCAAGAGCCTGACCAAGCTGAAATTATTCTGGGCGGCGAATTGCAGCCTCACCGGCGACTTCCCGGGCTATGTGACGGAGATGCCGGAGTTGGAGGTGCTCGACCTCTCGGTCAACTACTTGACCGGAAGTATACCTCCGGGCATCTGGAACCTCACCAAGTTGCGGAATCTGGCCATATATGCGAACAATCTCACCGGCGATGTCGTCGTCGATGGTCCTTTCGGCGCGGTGAATTTGGTGATGATCGACCTGTCCTCGAATCACAGGCTAAGTGGGCCGATTCCGGAAGCCTTCGGTCACTTGCCAAAGCTTGAAACGTTGAGCttgttcttcaacaacttctcCGGTGAGATACCAGCAAGTATCGGCCAGCTGCCTTCTTTGGTGACGCTGGGATTGTTCGTCAATCGTCTCAACGGCACGCTCCCTCGGGATCTCGGCAAGAAGTCACCTCAGTTGGTCCATGTTGAAGTCGATGACAACGAGATCACTGGCACGATACCGGAGGGGCTTTGCGCCAACGGCATGTTCGAGTCTCTCACCGCCAGGAACAACAGATTGAACGGTTCcatcccggcaagccttgctggttGCGCTACGCTTAACAACCTTAtgctcgacgacaaccagctctcTGGTCAGATACCGGAGGGTTTGTGCAACAACGGCAAGTTGGAGTATCTCACTGCTGGGCAAAACCGCTTGAACGGTTCCATCCCGGCAAGCCTCGCTGGTTGCGCCACGCTCTCCCACCTTAAGCTCGACAATAACCAGCTCTCCGGCGAGATACCCGATGGTTTGTGCGACAACGGCGTGTTGGAGGTACTGGACGTCGGGCAAAACCTCTTAAACGGCTCCATCCCGGCAAAATTAGCTGGTTGCGCCACCCTCAAGAAACTGATACTTCGTGACAACAAGCTTTCTGGGAAGGTGCCTTTTTTCTTCTAG